A single window of Drosophila suzukii chromosome 3, CBGP_Dsuzu_IsoJpt1.0, whole genome shotgun sequence DNA harbors:
- the spz5 gene encoding protein spaetzle 5: protein MTKSIKRPPPFSCKRVLLTYVILAYTVAAHNSPPSCGLYGAPPCQFLPAPPGQTPTCARPGKTYCEHADNYPTYLIKSLVRKWGYEASTLLVDETWEDFAAVAWHDTPVFYDPKSIFPPRDPNAQDFNGYSYQTPFGGNPHRPSGGGNPLFVSNPSTEAPTYLLYTSSGGGHRSGQRYNSQGGGASSSGGHLYFNQAGKTTPYNATLWLKRLVRDLSRKQRQIEEEVEVEEKVVEEQDEQAEEQDEPAEDHPQSKRDISLNMDLLDIVGVDAPNPLKKRSRTKRQSPGRSTLCQTTSQFITPQAALNSRGNWMFVVNEQNTARQMVKAELCASNTCSNLCELPNGYNSRCEQKFVQKRLIALQGNGQNLYQDTFWFPSCCVCTIAAN from the exons ATGACAAAGAGTATTAAACGTCCGCCCCCTTTTAGTTGTAAACGAGTTCTCCTTACCTATGTG ATATTAGCTTATACAGTAGCCGCCCACAACTCGCCCCCGTCGTGCGGCCTTTATGGAGCTCCGCCTTGCCAATTTCTCCCGGCGCCACCTGGACAAACGCCCACCTGCGCCCGTCCAGGAAAGACGTACTGCGAACACGCCGATAACTATCCCAC atatctCATCAAGAGCCTCGTGCGAAAGTGGGGCTATGAGGCCAGCACTTTGCTGGTGGACGAAACCTGGGAGGATTTTGCGGCTGTGGCGTGGCACGATACTCCCGTCTTCTACGATCCCAAATCCATCTTCCCGCCCCGCGATCCGAATGCCCAGGACTTTAATGGATATAGTTATCAGACCCCATTTGGGGGCAATCCCCATAGGCCAAGTGGCGGGGGGAACCCCCTCTTTGTCAGCAATCCCTCTACGGAAGCGCCAAC GTATCTCCTGTACACCTCTTCTGGCGGAGGTCATCGCTCGGGACAGCGTTACAATTCCCAGGGAGGTGGTGCCTCATCCTCCGGCGGTCACTTGTACTTTAATCAGGCCGGAAAGACGACTCCCTACAACGCCACGCTCTGGCTGAAGCGGTTAGTCAGGGATCTCAGTCGGAAGCAGAGGCAAATCGAAGAggaggtggaggtggaggAGAAGGTGGTGGAGGAGCAGGACGAGCAGGCTGAGGAGCAGGATGAACCAGCCGAGGATCACCCGCAAAGCAAACGCGATATCTCACTCAACATGGATCTCTTGGATATCGTGGGCGTAGATGCCCCCAATCCGCTTAAGAAGCGTTCGAGGACGAAGCGCCAAAGTCCGGGGCGCTCCACCCTCTGCCAGACGACCTCGCAGTTCATCACCCCCCAGGCGGCGCTGAATAGCCGCGGAAACTGGATGTTCGTGGTCAATGAGCAGAACACAGCCCGCCAAATGGTCAAGGCGGAGCTCTGTGC CTCGAACACCTGCTCGAACCTGTGCGAATTGCCCAACGGCTACAACTCGAGATGCGAGCAGAAGTTTGTGCAAAAACGCTTAATTGCGCTCCAGGGCAATGGGCAGAATCTGTACCAGGACACGTTCTGGTTTCCCAGTTGCTGTGTCTGCACGATAGCCGCCAATTAA
- the LOC136116904 gene encoding probable G-protein coupled receptor Mth-like 7, which produces MAPLSNLTDLLVLRDPFHMCDEMVNLREDEYVMFKDGTLYQYSTEEVLFKQNYCLYPQFHSDFPKSIAVVKHRCVKTWPTAYIEIMAISLLCYILTFLVYLYVKKLRNVLGKCLICCFFSKSMVDLLNILSKMNWLTQFCSLAGYSFTFFTTMANHWDAVISFHLWKLLTSMSREIPRYQFLKYSAFVLGTSVIPTGVIFTMNLVWEKDLHKWNWMPLVGYSECAVKVLGPSSWIYIDGPVLILTTFNVIMFIMTFIHIWKTKRELHTFKRDGERTTSCFNIDTETHIMFLRISVIMGVIWVFEIIMFFDIGKRYLGPLDYFLSYFERSYGIIVFVMLILKRSTLKLLMESFQGKR; this is translated from the exons ATGGCACCGTTGTCCAATTTAACCGACCTGCTCGTCCTACGAGATCCGTTCCATATGTGCGACGAGATGGTCAATTTGAGGGAAGATGAGTAcgtgatgttcaag GATGGAACCCTATATCAATACAGCACCGAAGAGGTATTATTTAAGCAAAATTACTGCCTCTATCCTCAGTTTCATTCGGACTTTCCAAAATCCATAGCGGTTGTTAAGCATAGGTGTGTTAAAACATGGCCCACAGCGTACATCGAGA TCATGGCAATATCCCTACTATGCTATATCCTCACATTTTTGGTGTACCTTTACGTTAAGAAACTCCGGAATGTCCTCGGCAAGTGTCTTATATGTTGCTTTTTCAGCAAGTCCATGGTGGATCTATTGAACATACTGTCTAAAATGAATTGGTTAACCCAATTCTGCTCATTAGCAG GTTACAGTTTCACCTTCTTCACGACGATGGCCAATCATTGGGATGCTGTTATTAGCTTTCATTTATGGAAGTTATTGACGTCTATGAGTCGGGAAATACCTCGGTATCAGTTTCTTAAATACAGTGCCTTTGTGTTGGGCACTTCTGTGATACCAACAGGAGTTATTTTTACAATGAATCTAGTTTGGGAGAAGGATCTCCATAAATGGAACTGGATGCCCTTAGTTGGCTACTCTGAATGCGCGGTCAAAG TTTTGGGGCCCTCTTCCTGGATATACATAGATGGACCAGTACTGATCCTTACCACCTTCAATGTGATCATGTTTATCATGACGTTCATTCACATTTGGAAAACGAAGAGAGAACTGCACACTTTTAAGCGAGATGGGGAGAGAACTACAAGCTGCTTTAATATTGACACTGAGAC CCACATAATGTTCCTGCGGATTTCTGTCATAATGGGAGTGATTTGGGTCTTCGaaataattatgttttttgACATTGGCAAGCGTTATTTGGGACCGTTAGACTACTTTCTCTCCTATTTCGAACGCAGTTATGGAATTATCGTTTTTGTGATGCTTATCCTAAAGCGCAGCACCTTAAAACTGCTCATGGAGAG TTTTCAGGGAAAACGGTAG